From the Sphingobium yanoikuyae genome, the window AGCAATTTGACCCGCCTGGGCTGGACGCAGCGCGTGCCGGGCCGGTCGATCCGCCAGAGCTGTCGCGGCATGGCCCGCTCGATCGCCTGGGCAATCAGGGCGCGGTCGATCTCCACCGGGACGCTGATGATGGAAGATGCGCTGGTCGCCGGCACGGGATCATTGGCGCGCGGCGGCGGCTCCACCGCCTGTTTCTGCGAACAGGCGGCGAGCAGCGGCAGGAGCAGCAGCCAGCGATGATGTCGACCCGGCAATACTCTGCCCAACCGCCTTCTCCCGGACATGGTCCAGCGGAAGGCAGGCTAGGGCAGTTGGGTGAGGAGGTCCAGCGCGGACCTTCAGGCCCGCGCTTCCTCCACGCCGGCGCTGTTGTGGCGCAGCGCCGTCAGCACCGTGTCGACGATCGCATCGGCATCCAGCCGCGCGTCGGCATATTGCTGTTCGGGCTTGTCCTGATCCTGGAAGATGTCGGGCAGGCGCATGGTGCGGATCTTGAGGCCATGGTCGGTCAGGCCAAGATCGCTCGCCAGCGTCAGGACATGGGCGCCCAGACCGCCGATCGAGCCTTCCTCGATCGTCACCGCCACCTCATGGGTGGTCAGCATCCGGCGGATCAACGCCTCGTCCAGCGGCTTGGCGAAGCGCAGGTCGACGACGGATGCCGACAGGCCCTTGGCCTCCAGCGTGTCGGCGGCCTTCATCGCTTCTTCCAGCCGGGTGCCGAGCGACAGGATCGCGACCTGGCGCCCTTCGCGCACGACGCGGCCCTTGCCGATCTCCAGCGCTTCGGCAACCTCCGGCATGGCGACGCCGGTGCCATTGCCGCGCGGGTAGCGGACCGCGATCGGCCCGCTGTCATGCACGGCGCAGGTATGGACCATGTGCGTCAGTTCCGCCTCGTCGGCTGCGGCCATCACGACGAAATTGGGCAGGCTCGCAAGATAGGTGACGTCGAAGCTGCCGGCATGGGTGGAGCCGTCGGCGCCGACCAGACCGGCGCGGTCGATGGCGAAGCGCACGGGCAGGTTCTGGATCGCGACATCATGCACCACCTGATCATAGGCGCGCTGCAGGAAGGTCGAATAGATGGCGCAGAAAGGCCGCATCCCCTGCGCCGCGAGGCCGGCGGCGAAGGTTACTGCATGCTGTTCGGCGATGCCGACGTCGAAGGTCCGGTCGGGGAAGGCCAGCTCGAACTTGTCGAGCCCCGTGCCCGACGGCATGGCGGCGGTGATCGCACACACGCGCGGATCGCGCTGCGCCTCGGCGATCAGCGCCTGGGCGAAGACATTGGTGTAGCTGGGTGGACCCGGAGGTGCCTTGGCCTGGGTGCCGGTGATGACGTCGAACTTCTGCACGCCATGATATTTGTCGGCGGCCGCCTCGGCCGGGCCATAGCCCTTGCCCTTCTGGGTCACGACATGGATCAGGCACGGCCCTTCGGCCGCGTCGCGGACATTTTCCAGCACCGGGATCAGATGCTCGAGATTGTGGCCGTCGATCGGGCCGACATAATAGAAGCCCAGTTCCTCGAACAGGGTGCCGCCGGTCGCCATGCCGCGGGCGAACTCGTCGGTCTTCTTGGCCGCCTTGTGCAGCGGGCGGGGCAGCTTGCGCGCCAGCTTCTTGGCCATGTCGCGCAGGCCCAGAAACTCGCGGCTCGACACCAGTCGGGCGAGATAGGCGGACAGGCCACCGACCGGGGGCGCGATCGACATGTCATTGTCGTTGAGGATGACGACCAGACGGTTGCCGGCCTCGCGTGCGTTGTTCATCGCCTCATAGGCCATGCCGGCCGACATGGCGCCATCGCCGATCACGGCAATGCCCTTGCCCGGCTTGTCCTGCATCTTGTTGGCGACGGCAAAGCCGAGCGCCGCGCTGATCGAGGTCGAGCTGTGCGCTGCGCCGAACGGGTCATATTCGGATTCGGCGCGCTTGGTGAAGCCGCTGAGGCCGCCGCCCTGGCGCAGGGTGCGGATGCGATCGCGCCGGCCGGTCAATATCTTGTGCGGATAGCATTGATGGCCCACGTCCCAGACCAGCTTGTCGTTGGGCGTGTCGAACACATAATGGATCGCGGTGGTCAGTTCCACGACACCCAGGCCCGACCCCAGATGGCCGCCGGTCACGCCGACGGCGGCGATGGTTTCGGCGCGCAGCTCATCGGCCAGCTGGCGGAGCTGGTCGGGCTGCAGCTTGCGCAGGTCGGCGGGGATCTTGACGGTGTCGAGCAACGGCGTGGACGGATTGGACATGGGGAACTGCCTACTCGCTTTCCTGCGCCAAGTCGAACCCTGACGTCATGCAGGGGGGCGCCAAATCTTCAATCAGGGAAACGGCGCGGGTGAAACGACTGTCCCAATCCCCGCCGACCGAAGCCCAGGTAACGCCGCTGTCGATCAGCACGTTCCGGCTGATATCGGCAAATCGCGCCCGCACCGGATCGTCGCCATAGAGGCGCGTGCCATCGTCGATCCAGGCGACATCGGGTTCCAGCAGCAGATAGAGGTCGGCCTTCGGGTAGGCGAGGAGCGCGTCGGGCGCATGGCCGATCATCATCTCGGCCCAGGCCGCCGTCATCAGCGCGTCGGTGTCGGCAAACAGGCGACGGTTCGCCAGCCGCCGGCCGGCGGCAATCGTCGCGGACTGGGCGGCACCAATCAGCAGCAGGTCGGCCTCGTCCATATCGACACTGTGAACTTCGGCCTGGGCACGGCCATATTCGGGCACCCAGATCGTGTCGAAATGCCGGGCGAGCCGTTCGGCCAGCACCGACTTGCCGGTGCTTTCGACGCCATGCAACACGATCGTCCGGGTGAAATGCGCGCGGACCGGCGGCGCGATCCAGCGCCACTGGCCCCAGGGGTCGGCACGCACGGCGCTGGCGGACAGGCCGCCCAGTCCATCCAGGTCCGCGCCCAGGATCCGGGCGCCCAGCGGCACGAAGCGGCCGCCGACCTCTTGCGCCAGCCGCAGGCCATAGGCTTCGCCTGCGAACAGCAGGTCGATCGGCTCGGGATGGGCCTGCGCCACGATGGCGCGCCAGATCGGCCAGAAGTCGTCGGAATCTTCAGGAGCCTGCGGCACGACGGCGCCATGACCGATGACCCGGCATCCCGGCGCCAGTTCGCGCATCCATTGCAGCCGCAGCGGGCCGGGGATCGGATCGTCCGGCAGCCAGCAGACCAGGATGGTGAGGTCGTCCACCATCGCCCGGGCGCTGTCGATCAGCATCTGATGGCCGGCATGGGGCGGCATGAACTTGCCGAGCAGGAAGCCGCGGGTCATGTCGGCGCCCGGTCCATCGTGCGGCGCCAGGCGATCAGGCCCCATAGCGCGATGAAGAAGAAGATGGCGTAGAGGATCGACGTCGCGATCAGGCCGCGGCTCCAGAACAGGCCGGTGGCGAGGGCATCGACCGCCACCCACAGCAGCCAGCTTTCGACCTTGCGCTGCGACTGCAATATCTGTGCGGCGACGCTCATGCCGGCGATCATGGCGTCGGCGAAGGGCGCGGCGGCATCGGTGAAGCGGGCCATGCCCATGCCCCAGGCCAGGCTGGCGAGCGCCGTGCCCGCGATCCAGGCGAGGCGGGCCGGCGTGCCGAGGCGGACCACCGCTATGCCGCCATCGGCGACCTTCTCGCTATGCACCCAGTTCCACCAGCCATAGGCATTGATGATCAGGAAGAAGATTTGCAGCAGCGCGTCGCTGTAGAGCTTCGCTTCGAAGAAGACGAAGAAATAGAGCGCGACCATGGCGATGCCGAAGGGATAGTTCCACAGCGAACGGCGCGCCACCAGCACGACATTGATCAGGCCGAGCGCCGCTGCGACCCATTCGATGATGGTCATGAACCGCCCGTCAGTGGCAGGCGCTGCAGGTGCCGCGCACCTCGATCACCGGACGCACCGGCGCGAAGCCGGCCTTTTCCGCCACCGACCTCAGCGATCCGGTGATGGGATCATTGTCGATATGCGTCACCTGGCCGCAATTGTCGCAGACCAGGAAGATGCAGTCATGATGGCAACCGGGATGCGCGTTGGCGATATAGGCGTTCGCGCTTTCCACCCGCATCGCGATATTGTTCGCCACGAACAGGTCGAGGATGCGGTAGACGCTGTTGGGTGCGACCCGCTTGCCGCGCGCCTTGGACACGGTGTCGGCGATATCATAGGCCGATGCCGGCTTTTCCTCGGCCGCCAGCGCGTCGAAGATGGCCGCGCGCATCGGCGTCCACTGCTCATCCTTCGCCTCCAGCGTTGCCTGCGCCGCGTCGGCCAGCTTCTTGCCGGTGGGTTCCTGATGATGATGGTGCGAATGATCTGCCATGGCGATTATCTAGGCGTGTCCAACTGCGGCGGCAAGTGGCTGGCTCAGCCGCGCTGCCAATAGGCAAGGGCCGCCCAGAGCCAGCCGCCGATCATCATCGCGCCGCCGATCGGCGTCACTGCGCCCAGCCAGCGCGGGCAGCCCAGCGCCATGGCATAGAGGCTGACGGCAAAGATCGCCGCGCCGATCAGCAGCAACAGGGCGCCGCCGCGCGTGATACCCATGATCGTCAGGACGGCGACGGCATGGATGAGCTGATAGAGGCCGCCGGTGCGCAGCCACTCCGCCGCCTGCGGGCTGGCGGCGCCATGGGCGCCAAAGGCACCGGCAGCAATGGCAAGCGCTGCCGACAGGGCGGCCAGAATGGCGATCATGCTTCTTCTCCATCTCCGCGCGCGCGCAGGCGCATGCCCCGGCCGGGGCGGTACATCAGATCCTTGGCCGCCAGCAGATTGCCATGCTCGATCTGCAGGGCGAGGCGCTGGCCGTCATTCTCGCGATATTGGCGTTCGACTTCCTCGACCTCTTCCGGCGGCACGCCCAGCGTCTGCATCGCCTGGACGCCCATGCAGATGGCCGATTCGAACACTTCCCGCACCACGCCGGCCAGTTCGATATCCTGCATCGCCAGGATTTGGCGACGATCGAACACGCGCGCCATCAGCGCGGCCTGGGGGAAGGCCTCGGCAATGGGCTGCAGCACGCGTCCATCCAGCGAGGGATCGTCGATGCAGAAGGCGATCAGCCGGGCTTCGTCGGCACCGGCGCGGCGGAGCAGGTCGATCCGCGTGCCATCGCCATAATAGACCTTCATGTCGAAGCGGCTCGACACCTCGATCTGGGCAGGCTTCTTGTCGATCAGCACCACGCCGAAGCCATGGCCCATAAGCATCTGGGCCACGGTCTGGCCGAACCGGCCATAGCCCACGATGATGGCGCTGCCGCGCGGCGCATCCTCCGGCCCCGGCAGATCATCACGATCCTTGGGCTGGGCGAATTCGAAGCGGCGGGCAAACAGCATCAGGAAGGGCGTGGTCGCCATCGAGAAGGTCACGATCGCGCTGAACAGGCTCGCCGCCTGCGGCGCGATCAGATAGGCATTCTGCGCCTGGGCAAAGAGGACGAAGCCGAATTCACCGCCTTGGGAGAGCAGCAGGCCGGCGCTCAGCGCCTGTTGCCAGGCCATGCCGAACAGCCGGGCGAGCAGGGCGATGATCGCGGTCTTGGCGGCCACCAGCATCGCCGCCATGCCGATGACGAACAGGGGATTGGCGGCGACGGCGCGCAGGTCCAGCACCATGCCGACGGCCAGGAAGAAGAGGCCGAGCAGGATCGAGCGGAACGGCTCAACGTCGGACTCGATCTCGTGGCGATAGGGCGAGTCGGCCAGCATCACGCCGGCGACGAAGGCGCCAAGCGCGGTCGAGAGGTGCAGGCTGTGCATCACCGATGCGGCCGCCAGCACGGTGAACAGGCCGACCGCGACGAACAGTTCGCGCTCGCCCTGCCGGCCGACCAGATTGAGCAAGGGGCGCAGGATGAAGCGACCGGCCAGCACCAGCCCGGCGATCGCGGCGACGGTGTAGCCCGCCAGCACCCATCCGGGCGGCCCGCCCGCGTCGGCCGGATTGCGGGAAAGAGCCGCGACGATGGTGATCAGCGGAACGATCGAGAGATCCTGGAACAGCAGGATCGAGAAGACCTTCTCGCCAAAGGGCGAATTGATGCGGCCGCTGGATTTGAGGCTCGGCAGCACCTGCGCGGTCGAGGAGAGGGCGAGCGGCAGGCCGAGTGCGATCGCCGCGCCCCAGGTGAAGCCGGTCGAATAGAAGATGATGGCGATGAGGGCGAGGCCGCACAGCACGACCTGCGCCAGGCCAAGCGCGAAGATGTCGCGCTTCAGTCGCCACAGGCGCGCGGGATGGAGTTCAAGGCCGACGAGGAAAAGCAGCAGGACGATGCCGATTTCGGCGATGGCGAGCTTCGATTCCGCGCCGCCGACCAGACCCAGCCCTTGCGGTCCGACCAGCGCGCCAGCGACCAGATAGCCCAGCACGGCACCCAGGCCGAAGCGGCGGAACAGCAGGACGAAGGCAACGGCGACGCCGAGCAGGATCACGCCTTCGGACAGGAGGACGTCGGTAGCCGACATCGCGGTTTCGGCGACCGGCATCAGGCGTCCGCCATCCGGGCGGCTTCGGCGATCGCCTCGAAGCCCAGACGGATCGAGGGGTGCCGCGCGGGATAGGCGCGGGCCGGCGCCAGCACGGCAAGGCCGGGCCAGAAGTCCAGGTCCTCGCTCTCGCCCGACAGATAGGCGGTAAGCTTGTCGCGTGCCTCCGCCAGTTCTTCGGCGGTGAGTCCGATCGCCTGCGCCGCCATCAGCGCGGCGGAGGCCTGGCCCAGGGCGCAGGCCTTCACGTCCAGGCCCATTTCGGCGAGCCTGCCGTCGGCCATGCGGACATCGGCCGTGATGCGCGAGCCGCAGGTCGGTGACCGCTTCTCCACGCTGGCGTGCGGATCGGCCAGCCGCTGGTGGTGCGGGATGCTCGCCGCGAGGCGAAGAATGTCGTTATTGTAGAGGGATGCGCTCATTATCCCTCCATGTAGGACAGTTATCACCTCGGGAGAAGGCGGCAAAATGGCCTAGGGTCAATCGACATTCAGCCCTGACGGCCTGCAAATGGCGGCCTTCCGCACTTCCGGTGCTCACGTACTTTAAGTACGCTGCGCTCCGGATTACGGAAAACCACCATTTTCGTCACATCATCATCTGAATGTCGATCGCCCCTAGGGGCCGCGATAGCGCAGCGCGTCGACCAATATGCTGAACGCAGCGGCGGGCTGGCGGCGGCTGGGATAATAGAGATGATAGCCGGCAAAGGGCGGGCACCAGTCCTCCAGCACCGGGATCAGCCGGCCTTCGTCGATGTCGGCGCGCACCTGATCCTCCATCACGAAGGCGAGGCCGAAGCCGGCGAGCGCGGCGCGGCGGATCATCTCTATGCTGTTGAAGGCCAGTTGCCCCTCCACCCGCACCCGGATTTCATGGCCGTCCTTTTCCAGTTCCCAGGCATAAAGGCCGCCGGCGCTGCGCAGGCGCAGATTGATGCAGTCATGCGCGGCCAGATCCTGCGGCGTGCGCGGCACTGGGCGGCTGGCGAAATAGGCGGGCGCGCCGACCACGATCATGCGCAGGTCCGGGCCGATGCGCACGGCGACCATATCCTTGGCGATCGCCTCGCCCAGCCGCACGCCGGCGTCGAACCGTTCCTTGACGATGTCGACAAAGCCGGAATCGATGCTCAATTCAACATGGATGTCAGGGTAGCGCGGCAACAGCCGTTGCAATGCTGGCCAGACGACCGTGTTGCTGGCATGTTCGGCGGCGGTGATGCGGATGGTGCCGGCCGGCCGTTCGCGCAGATCGCCGAGCGAGGCGAGTTCGGTCGCGATGCTGTCGAGCGCCGGGCGCAAGGTGGCGGACAGGCGATCGCCCGCCTCCGTCAGGGACACGCTGCGGGTGGTGCGGGTCAACAGACGCACGCCCAGGCGCGTTTCCAGCCGCCTGATGGTATGGCTGAGCGCGGACTGCGATGTGCCGAGCAGCGCGGCCGCTCGGGTGAAATTGCCGGTGTCGGCGACCATCAGGAAGGCGTTGAGGTCGACCAGCTCTTCGCGCCGCATTCATGAACTCCAGGTATAAAGTCTTGCCGCTTTTATGATCTAATCCGCCGCTTGGCGACAGCCTATCTTCCGTTCGGACATCAAATCGGAGTGACCGCTATGGAAAAGCGACTTTTGGGCAAGAGCGGGCTGGAGGTTTCGGCCATTGGCCTGGGCTGCATGGGCCTCAACTTCGGCTATGGCACCGCCGTCAGCCAGGATGAAGGGATCAGATTGATCCGTGCAGCTGTCGACTTCGGTGTCACCTTCTTCGACACGGCGGAGGTCTATGGCCCCTATACCAATGAAGAAATGGTCGGCGCCGCGCTGGCGCCGGTGCGCGATCAGGTGGTGATCGCCACCAAGTTCGGCTTCGATATCGGCGCCGGTCTTGGCGCGCTCAACAGCCGGCCGGACAATATCCGCGCGGTGGCGGACGCCTCGCTCAAGCGGCTGGGCGTCGAGGTGATCGATCTTTTCTATCAGCATCGCGTCGATCCGGCCGTGCCGATTGAGGACGTGGCGGGTGCGGTCAAGGATCTGATCGCCGAGGGCAAGGTCCGGCATTTCGGCCTGTCGGAACCGTCGGCCGCGACGGTCCGCCGTGCCCATGCGGTGCAGCCGGTCGCCGCACTCCAGAATGAATATTCGCTCTGGACCCGTGGCCCCGAAACCAACGGCATCCTTGAAACCTGCGAGGAACTGGGCATCGGCTTCGTGCCCTACAGCCCGCTTGGCAAGGGCTTCCTGACCGGCGCGATCGGCAAGGATACGGCGCTGGCCGAAGGCGATTTCCGCAACAGCCTGCCGCGCTTCGCGGCCGAGGCGCGGGAGAAGAATTTGGCGCTGGTCGATCTGCTCAAGGGCATCGCGGCCGAGAAGGGGGTGACCCCGGCGCAGATCGCGATCGCCTGGCTGCTCGCGCAGAAGCCGTGGATCGTGCCGATCCCTGGCACCACCAAGCTCCATCGGCTGGAGGAAAATCTGGGCGCGGCCAAGGTCGAACTGAGTGATGCCGACCTGACCCGTATTCGGGAGGCGGCCGACGCCATCCCGGTCGAGGGCGAGCGCTACCCGCCGCATCTGCTCGAAATCGTCGGGCGCTAACTACGGATGGGCCGGGGTGTTTCCCCGGCCCATTGCACGTTGGTCCCTGTCCGCCTATCGCCGCCGCGAACGGCCGGAATGAAAGGACAGCGCGGCGATGCACATATTGGTCGATGCCGACGCCTGCCCGGTGAAGGAGGAAATCTACAAGGTTGCCTTCCGCCATGGCGTGCCGGTCACCATCGTCAGCAACAGTCCGATCCGCATTCCCGCGCATGAACTGATCGACCGCGTGGTGGTGAGCGACGGGTTCGACGCCGCCGACGACTGGATCGCCGAGCGCGCCGGCGTCGATACGCTGTGCATCACCGCCGACATCCTGCTCGCCGATCGTTGCCTCAAGGCCGGGGCCGGGGTGATCGCGCCCAATGGCAAGCCCTTCACCAGCGCCTCGATCGGCAGCGCGATCGCGGTGCGGGCGATCATGGCGGACCTGCGCGCCGGCGCGGTCGGCGATCCGGTCGGCGGCCCACCGCCCTTTTCCAAGGTTGATCGATCCCGCTTCCTGTCCGCGCTGGACGAGGCGATCATGCGGATGAAGCGGGGGCGGTGATGGGCGATTATGACGCGATAATCCTGGGCGCGGGCGCCGCCGGCATGATGTGCGCGGCGACCGCCGGCCAACGCGGCCGCAGGGTGCTGCTGGCCGACCATGCCGACGCGCCGGGCAAGAAGATCCTGATCTCCGGCGGCGGGCGCTGCAATTTCACCAATATCCATACCGCTGCCGATCGCTATCTGTCGGCCAATCCCCATTTCGCCAAATCGGCGCTGGGCCGCTACACGCCGCAGGATTTCCTTACCCTGATCGGCCGCTATGGCATTGCCTGGCATGAAAAGACGCTGGGGCAGCTTTTCTGCGATGGATCGGCGAAGCAGGTCGTGGCGATGCTGGAAGAGGAATGCACGGCCGGCGGCGTGACCATGGCGCTGGGCCAGCCTGTGACGGATATCAGCCATGGCGATGGCCTGTTCCGCGTCAAACTGGGCGATCGTATCGTGTCGGCGCCGTCTTTGGTACTCGCGACCGGTGGCCCGTCCATCCCGAAACTGGGCGCTACCGGCTTCGCCTATGAGGTCGCGCGCCAGTTCGATCTCAAGGTGGTGCAGCCCCGGCCGGCGCTGGTGCCCTTCACCCTGGGGCCGGACGACGCGCTGTTCCAGTCGCTGTCGGGCGTCTCGGCCGAGGTGGAGGTGCGCTGGAACAAGACCCGGTTCCGCGAGGCGGCGCTGTTCACCCATCGCGGCCTCTCAGGGCCGGCGATGTTGCAGATTTCCTCCTATTGGGAGCATCGCACGCCGATCCACGTCAATTTCCTGCCCGATCTCGATGTTGACTGGTTGCTGGCCGAGAAGCGCAACCGCCCACGCACCGGCTTGCGGCGCGTGCTGGTCGAACGCTTCCCCGAGCGCATGGCCGATGCCCTGCTCGAACGGATCGGGGCGCAGGGCGACCTTGGCAATCTGCCCGACAAGACCCTGCGCCAGATTGGCGAGCGGCTGGCGGGCTGGTCCTTCATACCGTCCGGCACCGAAGGCTATGCCAAGGCGGAGGTCACGGTCGGCGGCATCGCCACCGCCGGCCTGTCATCGCGGACGATGGAAGCCGCCAAGGTGCCGGGCCTCTATGCCATTGGCGAGGCGGTCGACGTCACTGGCTGGCTGGGCGGCTATAATTTCCAATGGGCCTGGGCCAGCGGCTGGGCGGCCGGGCAGGCGCTCTAGGGGCAATCGACATTCGGCCCTGACGGCCTGCAAATGGCGGTTCTCCGCGCTTCCGGTGCTCACGTACTTTGAGTCCGCTGCGTTGAAACGAGGCACGTGACTCGTTTCAAGGGTCACGGAAAACCACCATTTTCGTCACGCGATCATCTGGATGTCGATCTCCCCTAGGCACGCCCCACGGTCTGGGCCTGCGCGGCTGCGATGCTGGCCTGAAGATGCTGGCGGCGGAAGGGTTTGGAAAGGCGCGGAATATCCGGTGCGATCAGGTCGACGCCTTCGTAGCCGGATATGATGAGCAACGCGATTTCGGGATGGTCGACGCGCAGCCGCAGCGCCAGTTCGGCGCCGGTCATGCCGGGCATGATATGGTCGGTGACGACGATGTCGGGCCGGAAATCGGCGGCGATCATGCTGAGCCCCAGTTCGGCATTGTCGATATCGACCACGTCATAGCCTAGGTCGGTCAGCATTTCCCGCGTGCCATGGCGGACCAGGGCATTGTCGTCGATCAGCAGCACCTTGCCTTGCGTTGCTGCGATCTCGCCGCCATCGCCATCCGCCACCACGGCTACTGGCTTCTGCTTCTCGATCGGCAGCCAGAGCTGGATTTCCGTGCCCTGGCCCACTTCGCTGACGATTTCCAGCGCACCGCCCAACTGGCCGGCCAGGCCATGCGCCATCGACAGGCCAAGGCCGGTGCCATGGCCGACCGGCTTGGTCGTGAAGAAGGGCTCGGTTGCGGACGCCTTGACCGCTGGGGTCATGCCGATGCCGGTGTCGGTGATGCGCAGGCAGACGAATTGGCCGGGGATCAGCGGCACGGGGAGGCGGCTCTTGCACCGTTCGGCGGAAATGATGACCTGCCCGCCGTTCGGCATCGCGTCGCGCGCGTTGACCACCAGGTTGAGGATCGCCAGTTCCAGCTGATGTCGATCGGCGCGCACCGGCGGCACATCCGGCGCGGCGTCGACATGGAGAATGATCTGCGGGCCGACCGTGCTGACCAGCAAGGTCTGCATATTCTCCAGCGTCTCGGAAAGATTGACCGATGTCGGTTGCAACGGTTGGCGACGGCCGAAGGCCAGCAGCCGCTTGACCAGCGTCTGCGCGGTTTCCGCCGCCTGCATCGCGATATTGGCGGTGCGGGCGACCGCTTCGGCGGATCGGCCGCCGGCGATGATCTGGTCCAGCCCGCCGATGATCGGCGTCAGCAGATTGTTGAAGTCGTGCGCGACATGCCCGGTCAACTGGCCCAGCACGTCCATCTTCTGGATTTGCCGCAGCTTGTCCTGCGCGCTTTCCAGTTCGCTGGTGCGCTCGCGCACGCGCTGGTCCAGATGATCGTTCAGGGACTCGAGCGCGCCGAAGAGCCGGCCATTTTCGAGTGCGGTGGACGCCGCCCGTGCCAGCGCTTCGAGCAGCGAAATCTCGTTGTCGGTCGGCATGGCCGGCTCGGACCAATAGGCGCCTACGGCGGCGATCGAGTCGACTCGGCCGATGGGCACCATGATCATGCTGCGGACGAAGGTCTGACTATAGGCGTCCACCGGCACCCGGACATCGTCGAATATGTCGGCGATCACCGCGGTTTCCTGGTTCATCATCGCCCAGCCGGACACGCAGGTCTCGGCCGGAAAGCGTTGCCCGGCCCATAAAGGCGCCTTGGCATCTTCCGCGATATAATAGCATTTTTCGCCTTCGCGCAGGACGATCGCGATACCGTCTGCGCCGACGGCGCGGCGGGCAAAGGCGCGCAGGACGCTGACAACTGCATCCAGGGAGCGCGCGCCGGCCAGAGCCTCCAGGGCCTCGGCGGCTATGGTCCAGCGGGCCGCCAGCGCCTTCTGCGTCGAATGGTCTTCCCGGCCAAATGCTCCATTCATCGTGTGACCTCTGAAGTGGAAGGGAATCGCACTATATCATCGATCGGATGGGCAGGGGAAATGGAGATTTGTCAGTAGGTTAAGACTAGGTATGATTACATAATATACGCAATTTTACGGCCTGTTCGCGCGGGCGCGAAGCCATGAAATGCGGGTCATCGAAATCGCCGTCATGGCTGTGGCGGCTCATTCTCCTGCGGTTGGGTCGGCGCGATCCGCGGTGGGGGCACGCCCTGCGGCGGCAGCGGCAAGGGCTGGTCGGACGGAATGCGAAGCTGGTTGCCATCTATGGTGACGGTCATTCCGCCCTGATCCATGCCGAC encodes:
- a CDS encoding DUF423 domain-containing protein; amino-acid sequence: MIAILAALSAALAIAAGAFGAHGAASPQAAEWLRTGGLYQLIHAVAVLTIMGITRGGALLLLIGAAIFAVSLYAMALGCPRWLGAVTPIGGAMMIGGWLWAALAYWQRG
- a CDS encoding Fur family transcriptional regulator, translated to MADHSHHHHQEPTGKKLADAAQATLEAKDEQWTPMRAAIFDALAAEEKPASAYDIADTVSKARGKRVAPNSVYRILDLFVANNIAMRVESANAYIANAHPGCHHDCIFLVCDNCGQVTHIDNDPITGSLRSVAEKAGFAPVRPVIEVRGTCSACH
- a CDS encoding AAA family ATPase encodes the protein MTRGFLLGKFMPPHAGHQMLIDSARAMVDDLTILVCWLPDDPIPGPLRLQWMRELAPGCRVIGHGAVVPQAPEDSDDFWPIWRAIVAQAHPEPIDLLFAGEAYGLRLAQEVGGRFVPLGARILGADLDGLGGLSASAVRADPWGQWRWIAPPVRAHFTRTIVLHGVESTGKSVLAERLARHFDTIWVPEYGRAQAEVHSVDMDEADLLLIGAAQSATIAAGRRLANRRLFADTDALMTAAWAEMMIGHAPDALLAYPKADLYLLLEPDVAWIDDGTRLYGDDPVRARFADISRNVLIDSGVTWASVGGDWDSRFTRAVSLIEDLAPPCMTSGFDLAQESE
- the dxs gene encoding 1-deoxy-D-xylulose-5-phosphate synthase yields the protein MSNPSTPLLDTVKIPADLRKLQPDQLRQLADELRAETIAAVGVTGGHLGSGLGVVELTTAIHYVFDTPNDKLVWDVGHQCYPHKILTGRRDRIRTLRQGGGLSGFTKRAESEYDPFGAAHSSTSISAALGFAVANKMQDKPGKGIAVIGDGAMSAGMAYEAMNNAREAGNRLVVILNDNDMSIAPPVGGLSAYLARLVSSREFLGLRDMAKKLARKLPRPLHKAAKKTDEFARGMATGGTLFEELGFYYVGPIDGHNLEHLIPVLENVRDAAEGPCLIHVVTQKGKGYGPAEAAADKYHGVQKFDVITGTQAKAPPGPPSYTNVFAQALIAEAQRDPRVCAITAAMPSGTGLDKFELAFPDRTFDVGIAEQHAVTFAAGLAAQGMRPFCAIYSTFLQRAYDQVVHDVAIQNLPVRFAIDRAGLVGADGSTHAGSFDVTYLASLPNFVVMAAADEAELTHMVHTCAVHDSGPIAVRYPRGNGTGVAMPEVAEALEIGKGRVVREGRQVAILSLGTRLEEAMKAADTLEAKGLSASVVDLRFAKPLDEALIRRMLTTHEVAVTIEEGSIGGLGAHVLTLASDLGLTDHGLKIRTMRLPDIFQDQDKPEQQYADARLDADAIVDTVLTALRHNSAGVEEARA
- a CDS encoding cation:proton antiporter domain-containing protein, with translation MPVAETAMSATDVLLSEGVILLGVAVAFVLLFRRFGLGAVLGYLVAGALVGPQGLGLVGGAESKLAIAEIGIVLLLFLVGLELHPARLWRLKRDIFALGLAQVVLCGLALIAIIFYSTGFTWGAAIALGLPLALSSTAQVLPSLKSSGRINSPFGEKVFSILLFQDLSIVPLITIVAALSRNPADAGGPPGWVLAGYTVAAIAGLVLAGRFILRPLLNLVGRQGERELFVAVGLFTVLAAASVMHSLHLSTALGAFVAGVMLADSPYRHEIESDVEPFRSILLGLFFLAVGMVLDLRAVAANPLFVIGMAAMLVAAKTAIIALLARLFGMAWQQALSAGLLLSQGGEFGFVLFAQAQNAYLIAPQAASLFSAIVTFSMATTPFLMLFARRFEFAQPKDRDDLPGPEDAPRGSAIIVGYGRFGQTVAQMLMGHGFGVVLIDKKPAQIEVSSRFDMKVYYGDGTRIDLLRRAGADEARLIAFCIDDPSLDGRVLQPIAEAFPQAALMARVFDRRQILAMQDIELAGVVREVFESAICMGVQAMQTLGVPPEEVEEVERQYRENDGQRLALQIEHGNLLAAKDLMYRPGRGMRLRARGDGEEA
- a CDS encoding LysR family transcriptional regulator — encoded protein: MRREELVDLNAFLMVADTGNFTRAAALLGTSQSALSHTIRRLETRLGVRLLTRTTRSVSLTEAGDRLSATLRPALDSIATELASLGDLRERPAGTIRITAAEHASNTVVWPALQRLLPRYPDIHVELSIDSGFVDIVKERFDAGVRLGEAIAKDMVAVRIGPDLRMIVVGAPAYFASRPVPRTPQDLAAHDCINLRLRSAGGLYAWELEKDGHEIRVRVEGQLAFNSIEMIRRAALAGFGLAFVMEDQVRADIDEGRLIPVLEDWCPPFAGYHLYYPSRRQPAAAFSILVDALRYRGP
- a CDS encoding iron-sulfur cluster assembly scaffold protein, whose protein sequence is MSASLYNNDILRLAASIPHHQRLADPHASVEKRSPTCGSRITADVRMADGRLAEMGLDVKACALGQASAALMAAQAIGLTAEELAEARDKLTAYLSGESEDLDFWPGLAVLAPARAYPARHPSIRLGFEAIAEAARMADA
- the pnuC gene encoding nicotinamide riboside transporter PnuC, which translates into the protein MTIIEWVAAALGLINVVLVARRSLWNYPFGIAMVALYFFVFFEAKLYSDALLQIFFLIINAYGWWNWVHSEKVADGGIAVVRLGTPARLAWIAGTALASLAWGMGMARFTDAAAPFADAMIAGMSVAAQILQSQRKVESWLLWVAVDALATGLFWSRGLIATSILYAIFFFIALWGLIAWRRTMDRAPT